A single window of Zea mays cultivar B73 chromosome 10, Zm-B73-REFERENCE-NAM-5.0, whole genome shotgun sequence DNA harbors:
- the LOC103640845 gene encoding WAS/WASL-interacting protein family member 3 produces MRASQHHAPPQPLPLPPPPLSLPSPSAAPRRGRHSSTHSSSSSSSSCISGPSPSSAPFPHASTTSSLVPFSWERHAGVPKNSSRHPWRAASPTCTPLPPPPPLRPAPRRRRAKAPATSSSDAKEDPFVAAFAECTRDDDYAADVDGDSNKLAPVPAKKAAVVSPGRAERRRWMAGGGGLVAFLDMHGCKSAMDVVVADGTFQPRAGSSLLRIIDPRPRRPGEPQPQAK; encoded by the coding sequence ATGCGGGCATCTCAGCACCACGCACCACCGCAGCCACTGCCGCTCCCTCCGCCTCCGCTGTCTCTCCCGTCACCGTCCGCGGCGCCTCGGCGTGGGCGCCACAGCAGCACCCACTCatcctcctcgtcgtcctcctcctgcATCTCCGGCCCGTCGCCGTCCTCGGCTCCGTTCCCGCACGCCAGCACCACCTCCTCGCTCGTGCCATTCTCGTGGGAGCGCCACGCGGGCGTGCCCAAGAACTCGTCCCGTCACCCGTGGCGGGCCGCCTCGCCCACGTGCaccccgctgccgccgccgccgccgctccgccCGGCCCCTCGACGCCGGCGCGCCAAGGCCCCGGCCACGTCGTCCTCCGACGCCAAGGAGGACCCCTTCGTCGCCGCCTTCGCCGAGTGCACCAGGGACGACGACTACGCTGCCGACGTCGACGGCGACAGCAACAAGCTCGCGCCGGTGCCGGCGAAGAAGGCAGCGGTGGTGTCACCAGGCCGCGCCGagcgccggaggtggatggccggCGGCGGCGGGCTCGTGGCCTTCCTCGACATGCACGGGTGCAAGAGCGCCATGGATGTCGTCGTCGCTGACGGCACCTTCCAGCCCCGCGCCGGCTCGTCGCTGCTGCGAATCATCGATCCCAGGCCGCGCCGGCCCGGGGAGCCCCAACCCCAAGCTAAGTAA